A single genomic interval of Hevea brasiliensis isolate MT/VB/25A 57/8 chromosome 4, ASM3005281v1, whole genome shotgun sequence harbors:
- the LOC110641857 gene encoding inosine-5'-monophosphate dehydrogenase 2 produces MTVTVELDDGYAAEKLFNQGFSYTYDDVIFLPHYIDFPADAVSLSTYLSRNVPLSIPCVSSPMDTVTESYMAAAMAALGGIGIIHSNMPPSHQADMVRSAKSRRVPILSNPAFKSPDSRILDQFDDDSLPCVLVTESGTAKSKLLGYVLKSDWMSLSDKDAKLVDYMRTADSKICVPWSYDLAQIDAYFRKEERDFVLLEEGGEVLDVITRQEVERVKGYPKLGKGTVGSDGKWMVGAAIGTRESDKERLEHLVKAGVNAVVLDSSQGNSIYQIEMINYIKRKYPELDVIGGNVVTMNQAQNLIKAGADGLRVGMGSGSICTTQEVCAVGRGQATAVYKVSSIAAQSDVPVIADGGISNSGHIVKALTLGASTVMMGGFLAGSTEAPGTYEYKDGYRIKKYRGMGSLEAMTKGSDQRYLGDTAKLKIAQGVVGAVADKGSVLRLLPYTMQAVKQGFQDLGASSLQSAHDLLRSKTLRLEVRTGAAQVEGGVHGLFSYEKKAF; encoded by the exons ATGACCGTGACCGTAGAATTGGATGACGGTTACGCGGCGGAGAAGCTCTTTAACCAGGGCTTCTCATACACCTACGACGACGTCATCTTTCTTCCTCACTACATCGACTTCCCAGCTGATGCTGTTTCTCTCTCTACTTATCTTTCACGGAATGTTCCTCTCTCTATTCCCTGTGTTTCTTCTCCTATGGACACCGTCACTGAATCTTACATGGCGGCTGCTATGGCCGCCTTGGGAGGTATTGGTATTATTCATTCTAATATGCCCCCTTCTCACCAAGCTGATATGGTCAGATCTGCTAAGTCTCGCCGTGTTCCTATTTTGTCTAATCCTGCCTTCAAGTCCCCTGATTCCAGGATTCTTGATCAATTCGATGATGATTCTCTGCCTTGTGTTTTAGTTACTGAGTCAG GTACTGCTAAGTCCAAGCTATTAGGCTATGTACTCAAGTCTGATTGGATGTCTTTAAGTGATAAAGATGCTAAGTTGGTTGATTATATGCGCACTGCTGATTCAAAAATCTGTGTGCCATGGAGTTATGACTTGGCACAGATTGATGCCTATTTTAGAAAAGAAGAGCGTGATTTTGTGTTGCTGGAGGAGGGTGGAGAGGTACTGGATGTGATCACCAGGCAAGAGGTGGAGAGGGTGAAGGGCTATCCCAAGTTAGGGAAGGGGACGGTGGGGTCTGATGGGAAATGGATGGTTGGGGCGGCCATTGGGACCAGGGAATCTGACAAAGAGAGACTGGAGCATTTGGTGAAAGCAGGGGTGAATGCAGTGGTGTTGGATAGCTCACAAGGGAACTCCATTTATCAGATTgaaatgataaattatataaagCGAAAATATCCAGAGTTggatgtgattggtgggaatgtCGTGACTATGAATCAGGCGCAAAATCTGATTAAGGCAGGTGCGGATGGATTGAGAGTTGGGATGGGATCTGGGTCAATATGCACCACCCAGGAAGTTTGTGCAGTTGGACGAGGACAG GCAACTGCTGTTTATAAGGTTTCATCTATAGCTGCACAAAGTGATGTTCCTGTAATTGCAGATGGTGGCATTTCAAACTCTGGGCATATTGTTAAGGCTTTAACACTTGGGGCATCTACTGTAATGATGGGAGGGTTTTTAGCTGGAAGTACTGAAGCTCCTGGGACCTATGAGTATAAG GATGGTTATCGAATTAAAAAATATCGTGGCATGGGTTCTCTCGAAGCAATGACTAAAGGAAGTGATCAAAGATACTTGGGAGATACAGCTAAGCTAAAAATTGCACAAGGAGTTGTGGGAGCAGTTGCTGATAAAGGCTCTGTTTTGAGGTTATTGCCTTATACCATGCAAGCAGTCAAACAAGGGTTCCAAGATCTTGGTGCTTCCTCTCTCCAGTCTGCTCATGATTTGTTGAGATCAAAGACTCTGAGGCTTGAG GTTCGGACAGGTGCTGCGCAAGTTGAAGGTGGAGTACATGGGCTGTTTTCTTACGAGAAGAAAGCCTTTTGA